Proteins encoded together in one Bacteroides zoogleoformans window:
- a CDS encoding translocation/assembly module TamB domain-containing protein produces the protein MSVSVANELSSMLGSRLTIGRINMGLLNRIIIDDLLLDDRSGKEMVKVSRLSAKFNILPLFNGKISISSVQLFGFNINLNKQTPEAEPNFRFVLDALAPKDTVQEQSDLPLRINSLLVRRGKVSYDVLSEKETPEKFNPQHIRLRNIIANISLKALQGDSINAAIKRLSIEEEHSGLELKKLSLRVIGNNRQMKIENFAVDFPNTSLAMDTIHMEYDSLGAFGNFARDVRFSFHMLPSQIVLKDLAAFVPAFRSFKEKLEVEVKANGSIDRLNCPLLSVSAGNHFYLNGEVSLQDLSNPESTYLFGHLSRLYADPEGVAFFVRNFSESNNGVSPPLQRLGILSFRGEVSGYFREFVAYGNVETDLGSIKTDVKFSSDKDKGFFAYSGTVETENFELGKMLDDDTFGKVIFNLNVNGRHHDNQYPSVLLKGLIASIDYSNYTYENITLDGEYKQGGFVGKAALDDPNGSILLNGAINTAGQVPAFNFRASISKLRPHTLHLTPDYKDTEISVKLNADFTGGSIDEMIGEINIDSLQFIAPETHYFMDNLKIAAVKENEHRKRLTIQSEFLQGRIEGDYSYRTLPASILNIARHYLPSIIQPDKQPMKTENNFLFDVHVHNTELFSTVFQIPIKIYTHSTIKGYFNDKAQRLRVEGYFPRFRYKENFIESGMFLCENPGDRFHVSLRLNNLQPDGATNVALEAEAQNDSVRATLNWGNSHKETYSGRLATVAHFIGQQKKEGQRQPPPLKAVIDICSTNVIINDTLWNIHPSTVMIDSGKVHVNDFFFSHKDRHLRINGVISKEPEDTVRLDLKEINIGYVFDIADLGVNFKGEATGPAFASGVLEKPVMSTDLFIRNLGLNDGLLGDADIHGEWHHNVKGIYLDAHIREKDIAQSHVQGYIYPLKPTSSLDLQIEAKNTNLKFIHYYMSSITPEFNGRATGQVHFYGKFKALTMQGRVFADASMKIDVLNTTFSLKDSIYIEPEGLTFHNNRIFDTQEHQGRVNGYLHYRHFQNLEYSFNFNINNMLMMNTKESPDYPFYGTVYGTGSATIAGNPQNGVNIDVAITTDRNTFFTYIKDNVSTAVNNQFIRFVDKTPRRAAQDSVRLAEYEMAQRAIEEKQKEENTDIRLNLLVDATPDATMRIIMDPIAGDYISGKGSGNIRTEFFNKGDVKLFGNYQISQGIYKFSLQEVFRKDFTIRNGSSISFNGPLLDASLDITAGYTVNSASLNDLMPNDASTLDYISQTNVKVNCIMGVTGQLTSPNIKFDIELPNERDEVQAIVRNYIPTDEQMNMQILYLLAIGKFYTPENLGATQNSNMMSSVVSSTLSGQLNNALSNIINLNNWNFGTNFSTGERGWTDVEFETMLSGQLLNNRLLINGNFGYRENPMANTNFVGDFNAEWLVNRSGDIRLKAYNETNDRYYTRTNLTTQGIGIIFKKDFNRWKELLFWNKWRLRRLKKRQEATSEAPLPASNNKEAAMRKLSPTPAEAQSKRNREE, from the coding sequence ATATCCGTATCTGTAGCCAATGAGCTCTCTTCCATGTTAGGCAGCCGGCTGACCATCGGCCGAATCAACATGGGGCTGTTGAACAGAATCATCATTGATGATTTGTTGCTGGACGACCGGTCGGGAAAAGAAATGGTAAAAGTGTCCCGCCTTTCGGCTAAATTCAATATTCTTCCGCTGTTCAACGGCAAGATATCTATCAGCAGCGTGCAGCTGTTCGGCTTCAATATCAATCTAAACAAGCAGACTCCCGAAGCCGAACCCAACTTCCGGTTCGTGCTCGACGCACTTGCTCCCAAAGATACCGTTCAAGAGCAAAGCGACCTGCCTCTTCGCATAAACTCACTGCTGGTTCGTCGCGGAAAAGTATCATATGACGTTCTTTCTGAAAAAGAGACACCGGAAAAATTCAACCCGCAGCACATTCGTTTGAGAAACATCATTGCCAATATTTCCCTCAAAGCCTTGCAAGGCGATTCCATTAATGCAGCCATCAAAAGACTGAGCATCGAAGAGGAGCACTCCGGACTTGAATTGAAAAAGCTAAGCCTTAGGGTTATCGGCAATAACCGGCAGATGAAGATAGAAAATTTTGCCGTCGATTTCCCGAACACGTCTTTGGCAATGGACACGATACACATGGAATATGACAGTTTGGGAGCCTTCGGCAATTTTGCCCGAGATGTACGCTTTTCGTTCCACATGCTGCCTTCTCAAATTGTCTTAAAAGACTTGGCGGCCTTTGTCCCTGCCTTCCGGTCTTTTAAAGAAAAGCTGGAAGTGGAAGTAAAGGCCAACGGCAGTATCGATCGGCTGAACTGTCCTCTTCTGTCCGTTTCGGCAGGAAATCACTTCTACTTAAATGGAGAGGTTTCTCTTCAAGACTTGTCCAATCCGGAAAGCACCTATTTATTCGGTCATCTGTCGCGCCTGTATGCCGACCCTGAAGGGGTTGCTTTCTTTGTCCGGAACTTCAGTGAAAGCAACAACGGCGTCTCTCCTCCTCTGCAACGTCTTGGCATCCTTTCTTTTCGCGGCGAAGTGTCCGGTTATTTCAGAGAGTTCGTAGCATACGGAAATGTAGAGACAGACCTCGGCAGCATCAAAACGGATGTAAAATTCAGTTCCGACAAGGATAAGGGATTTTTCGCCTATTCGGGGACGGTGGAAACTGAAAACTTTGAGTTGGGCAAAATGTTGGACGATGACACTTTCGGAAAGGTCATCTTCAACTTAAACGTCAACGGCAGGCATCACGACAATCAGTACCCGTCGGTACTATTGAAAGGACTGATAGCCTCCATTGATTATAGCAACTATACCTACGAAAACATTACATTAGACGGAGAATACAAGCAAGGAGGGTTCGTCGGTAAGGCCGCATTGGACGACCCTAATGGCTCCATCCTGCTGAACGGCGCCATCAACACCGCCGGCCAAGTGCCTGCTTTCAACTTTCGGGCAAGCATCAGCAAGCTTCGCCCGCATACGCTGCATCTCACTCCCGACTATAAGGACACGGAAATATCGGTCAAGCTGAATGCCGATTTCACCGGTGGGTCCATCGACGAGATGATTGGCGAAATAAACATCGACAGCCTACAGTTCATCGCTCCGGAAACGCACTACTTTATGGATAACTTGAAGATAGCCGCCGTAAAAGAGAACGAGCATCGGAAACGCCTGACCATACAGTCTGAATTTCTTCAGGGCCGCATTGAGGGCGATTATTCTTATCGTACACTGCCTGCCAGCATACTCAATATCGCACGCCACTACCTTCCCTCTATCATCCAGCCCGACAAACAACCGATGAAAACGGAAAACAATTTTCTTTTTGACGTACATGTCCACAACACTGAGCTGTTTTCTACCGTTTTTCAGATTCCAATCAAGATATACACGCACTCCACCATCAAAGGATACTTCAACGATAAGGCACAACGCCTTCGGGTGGAGGGCTATTTTCCCCGCTTCCGCTATAAAGAAAACTTCATCGAATCGGGCATGTTTCTTTGCGAAAATCCCGGCGACCGCTTCCACGTCAGCCTACGTCTCAACAATCTCCAGCCGGATGGCGCCACGAATGTGGCTTTGGAAGCGGAAGCGCAAAACGACAGTGTCCGGGCCACATTAAATTGGGGCAACAGCCACAAGGAGACTTACAGCGGCCGACTTGCCACCGTGGCACACTTCATCGGGCAACAAAAGAAAGAAGGACAGAGGCAACCGCCACCGCTGAAAGCCGTCATAGACATCTGTTCCACAAATGTAATCATCAATGACACATTGTGGAACATACATCCTTCTACGGTGATGATAGATTCCGGAAAAGTACACGTCAACGATTTCTTTTTCAGCCACAAAGACCGTCACCTTCGCATCAACGGGGTGATTTCGAAAGAGCCGGAAGATACCGTTCGTCTGGATTTGAAAGAAATCAATATAGGCTATGTGTTCGACATTGCAGACCTCGGAGTGAACTTCAAAGGAGAAGCCACCGGTCCGGCCTTTGCCAGCGGTGTGCTGGAGAAACCGGTGATGAGTACCGACCTGTTCATCCGTAACCTCGGGCTGAACGACGGATTGCTGGGCGATGCCGATATACATGGAGAATGGCATCACAACGTGAAAGGCATTTATCTGGACGCACACATCCGCGAAAAAGATATAGCGCAAAGCCACGTGCAAGGTTATATCTATCCGCTGAAACCCACCAGCTCGCTCGATCTTCAAATTGAAGCGAAAAACACCAATTTAAAGTTCATCCATTACTATATGAGCAGCATTACCCCCGAATTTAACGGGCGCGCCACCGGGCAGGTGCATTTTTATGGAAAATTCAAAGCTTTGACAATGCAGGGGCGTGTGTTTGCCGATGCATCCATGAAAATCGATGTGCTCAACACCACTTTCTCTCTAAAAGACAGCATCTATATAGAGCCGGAGGGACTGACTTTCCATAACAACCGCATTTTCGACACACAGGAGCACCAAGGAAGAGTGAACGGCTATCTGCACTACAGGCACTTCCAGAACTTGGAGTACAGCTTTAATTTCAACATCAATAATATGTTGATGATGAACACCAAAGAGTCGCCCGACTATCCTTTTTACGGCACCGTCTATGGCACGGGCAGTGCCACTATTGCCGGAAATCCTCAGAATGGGGTGAATATAGACGTTGCAATCACCACTGACCGCAACACCTTCTTCACATACATCAAAGATAATGTATCTACGGCAGTCAACAACCAATTCATCCGCTTTGTCGACAAGACTCCACGCCGTGCGGCACAAGACTCTGTCCGTCTTGCCGAATACGAGATGGCACAAAGGGCGATAGAAGAAAAACAGAAAGAAGAAAATACGGATATTCGCCTGAATCTGTTGGTAGACGCTACTCCCGATGCAACCATGAGAATAATCATGGATCCCATTGCCGGTGACTACATCAGCGGGAAAGGTAGCGGAAACATCCGCACCGAATTCTTCAACAAAGGGGACGTGAAACTGTTTGGCAATTATCAAATCAGCCAAGGAATCTATAAATTCAGTCTGCAAGAAGTATTCCGTAAGGATTTTACCATCAGAAACGGAAGCAGCATCAGTTTCAACGGCCCGCTACTCGACGCCTCTCTGGACATTACGGCCGGATACACGGTGAACTCGGCATCGCTGAACGACCTTATGCCTAATGATGCAAGCACTTTGGACTATATCAGCCAGACCAATGTCAAGGTGAACTGCATCATGGGGGTGACCGGACAACTGACTTCCCCTAACATCAAATTCGACATCGAGCTGCCCAACGAACGCGACGAAGTGCAGGCCATCGTGCGCAACTACATCCCTACCGACGAACAGATGAACATGCAGATACTCTATTTGTTGGCCATCGGCAAATTCTATACGCCTGAGAACCTGGGTGCCACACAGAACTCGAACATGATGTCGAGCGTAGTGTCGTCCACGCTTTCCGGACAGTTGAACAATGCCCTGTCGAACATCATCAATCTTAACAACTGGAATTTCGGAACCAACTTCAGCACGGGAGAAAGAGGATGGACAGATGTGGAGTTCGAGACCATGCTTTCGGGGCAATTGCTGAACAATCGCCTGCTCATCAACGGTAACTTCGGCTATCGGGAGAACCCGATGGCAAACACCAATTTTGTGGGAGACTTCAACGCCGAATGGCTTGTCAACCGCTCCGGCGACATTCGTCTAAAGGCATACAACGAAACGAACGACCGCTACTATACCCGAACCAATCTGACGACTCAAGGCATCGGCATTATCTTCAAGAAAGATTTCAACAGATGGAAAGAACTTCTTTTCTGGAACAAATGGAGACTGAGAAGGCTGAAGAAAAGACAAGAAGCAACTTCCGAAGCTCCTCTGCCTGCCTCAAACAACAAGGAGGCTGCTATGAGGAAACTGTCTCCAACACCTGCCGAAGCTCAATCCAAACGAAACAGAGAAGAGTAA
- the dnaB gene encoding replicative DNA helicase, translating into MAEQRKTSRNPKNKAPQPINDYGRIQPQAPELEEAVLGALMIEKDAYSLVSEILRPESFYEHRHQLIYSAITDLAVNQKPVDILTVKEQLAKKGVLEEVGGPFYITQLSGKVASSAHIEYHARIIAQKSLARELITFTSNIQSKAFDETLDVDDLMQEAEGRLFEISQQNMKKDYTQINPVIAEAYDLIQKAAARTDGLSGLESGYTKLDKMTSGWQKSDLIIIAARPAMGKTAFVLSMAKNIAVNFKNPVALFSLEMSNVQLVNRLISNVCEIPSEKIKSGQLADYEWQQLDYKLRDLLDAPLYVDDTPSLSVFELRTKARRLVREHGVKLIIIDYLQLMNASGMSFGSRQEEVSTISRSLKGLAKELNIPIIALSQLNRGVENREGEEGKRPQLSDLRESGAIEQDADMVCFIHRPEYYKIYTSADGADLRGMAEIIIAKHRNGAVGDVRLRFIGQYTRFQNPEDDMVIPPPSDGMGATFGSRMNAPIGNVATPPPPSAADFMPQTDNPFGGVGSDGPLPF; encoded by the coding sequence GTGGCAGAACAAAGAAAAACATCCCGAAATCCGAAAAATAAGGCTCCACAGCCAATCAACGACTACGGGCGCATACAGCCGCAGGCTCCGGAACTGGAAGAGGCGGTGCTTGGTGCTTTGATGATTGAGAAAGACGCTTATTCGCTGGTCAGCGAAATTCTCCGTCCGGAATCTTTTTACGAACACAGGCATCAGTTGATATACTCGGCTATTACCGATTTGGCAGTGAATCAGAAACCGGTGGATATCCTCACCGTGAAAGAGCAGCTTGCCAAGAAAGGAGTGCTGGAGGAGGTGGGCGGACCGTTCTACATCACCCAGTTGAGCGGCAAGGTGGCTTCTTCGGCACACATCGAATACCATGCGCGCATCATTGCCCAGAAATCGTTGGCCCGCGAACTGATAACCTTCACCAGCAATATCCAGAGCAAAGCTTTTGATGAGACACTGGACGTGGACGACTTGATGCAGGAAGCTGAAGGCAGGCTGTTTGAGATTTCCCAGCAGAATATGAAGAAGGATTATACGCAGATTAATCCCGTTATTGCCGAAGCGTATGACCTGATTCAGAAAGCGGCTGCCCGTACGGATGGCCTGAGTGGACTGGAAAGCGGCTATACCAAGCTGGATAAGATGACTTCCGGTTGGCAGAAATCCGACCTTATTATCATTGCCGCCCGTCCTGCCATGGGTAAAACGGCGTTCGTGCTTTCAATGGCAAAGAATATTGCCGTGAACTTTAAGAATCCGGTGGCATTGTTCTCTCTGGAAATGAGTAATGTACAGTTGGTGAACCGTTTGATATCCAATGTGTGCGAAATTCCGAGTGAGAAAATCAAGAGCGGACAGTTGGCAGACTACGAATGGCAACAGCTGGACTATAAACTGCGTGATTTGCTGGACGCTCCGTTGTATGTGGATGATACACCTTCACTGTCGGTCTTCGAACTCCGAACAAAAGCCCGCCGTTTGGTGCGAGAGCATGGAGTAAAGCTTATCATCATCGACTACCTTCAGTTGATGAACGCAAGCGGCATGTCGTTTGGTAGCCGGCAGGAAGAAGTAAGTACCATTTCTCGTTCGCTGAAAGGATTGGCAAAAGAATTGAACATCCCTATCATCGCCTTGTCACAGCTGAATCGTGGAGTGGAAAATCGTGAAGGAGAGGAGGGGAAACGTCCACAGTTGAGTGATCTCCGCGAATCCGGAGCCATCGAACAAGATGCCGATATGGTGTGCTTCATTCATCGTCCTGAATATTATAAAATATATACTTCGGCCGATGGAGCGGACTTGCGAGGCATGGCGGAGATTATCATAGCGAAGCATCGCAACGGTGCCGTGGGTGACGTGCGTCTGCGCTTTATTGGACAGTACACCCGCTTCCAGAATCCGGAGGATGATATGGTCATACCACCGCCATCTGATGGAATGGGAGCCACCTTCGGTTCGCGAATGAACGCTCCCATAGGCAATGTCGCCACACCGCCTCCTCCATCGGCTGCCGATTTCATGCCACAGACAGACAATCCGTTTGGAGGAGTGGGCTCGGACGGACCGCTGCCCTTCTAA
- the ispE gene encoding 4-(cytidine 5'-diphospho)-2-C-methyl-D-erythritol kinase yields the protein MLTFPNAKINLGLNITEKRPDGYHNLETIFYPVPVEDALEINTLNEGDHKFRLHLSGLEIAGEAENNLAVKAYKLLDAAFNLPPVDIHLFKRIPSGAGLGGGSADAAFMLKLLNEKFCLALSDEALEDYAARLGADCAFFIKNRATYAEGIGNVFSPVALSLKGYQLWLVKPDIFVSTKEAFAKIKPHRPAQSLKQIIERPVEEWRECMVNDFEESVFPQFPAIGAVKEEMYRQGAVYASMSGSGSSVYGLFNADALLPDVDFGEKAFIYKGRFGDM from the coding sequence ATGCTGACTTTTCCAAATGCCAAAATCAATCTGGGATTGAACATCACAGAAAAACGTCCCGACGGATACCACAATCTGGAAACCATCTTCTACCCCGTCCCTGTGGAAGATGCGCTGGAAATAAACACGCTGAACGAAGGCGACCACAAGTTCCGCTTACACTTGTCCGGATTGGAGATAGCCGGGGAAGCGGAAAACAATCTGGCAGTGAAAGCCTATAAGTTGCTGGACGCAGCGTTCAACCTCCCCCCCGTAGACATTCATCTGTTCAAGCGCATTCCTTCGGGCGCAGGACTGGGAGGAGGTTCGGCTGATGCCGCTTTCATGCTGAAGTTACTGAACGAGAAGTTCTGCCTTGCATTATCCGACGAGGCGTTAGAAGATTATGCAGCAAGACTCGGCGCAGATTGTGCCTTCTTCATTAAAAACCGTGCGACTTATGCCGAAGGTATTGGGAACGTCTTCTCTCCCGTGGCGCTTTCCTTGAAAGGTTATCAGCTATGGCTGGTCAAACCCGATATTTTTGTTTCCACAAAAGAGGCATTTGCCAAGATAAAACCCCATCGCCCGGCACAGTCTCTGAAGCAAATCATCGAACGGCCCGTAGAAGAATGGAGAGAGTGTATGGTCAATGATTTTGAAGAAAGCGTGTTCCCGCAATTTCCTGCCATCGGAGCAGTCAAAGAGGAGATGTACAGGCAAGGGGCCGTCTATGCTTCCATGAGTGGCTCAGGCTCATCGGTTTACGGTCTGTTCAACGCAGACGCCCTGCTGCCAGATGTGGATTTCGGGGAGAAAGCTTTTATATACAAAGGAAGGTTCGGTGATATGTAA
- the purT gene encoding formate-dependent phosphoribosylglycinamide formyltransferase, translated as MKKILLLGSGELGKEFVISAKRKGQYVVACDSYAGAPAMQVADESEVFSMLDGEALERVVRKHRPEIIVPEIEAIRTECLYDFEKEGIQVVPSARAVNFAMNRKAIRDLAAKELGLKTANYFYATSLEELKIAAGKTGFPCVVKPLMSSSGKGQSLVKSADELDHAWEYGCNGSRGDIKELIIEEFIKFDSEITLLTVTQKNGPTLFCPPIGHVQKGGDYRESFQPAHIHPAHLKEAQEMAEKVTRALTGAGLWGVEFFLSHENGVYFSELSPRPHDTGMVTLAGTQNLNEFELHLRAVLGLPIPSIKQERIGASAVILSSISGQEQPGYRGLEEVTREEDTYLRIFGKPTTRVNRRMGVVLCYAPLDGDLDALRDKTKRIAAKVEVC; from the coding sequence ATGAAGAAAATTTTATTGTTAGGCTCCGGCGAATTGGGAAAGGAGTTTGTGATTTCTGCCAAGCGTAAGGGGCAATATGTCGTAGCGTGTGATTCGTATGCCGGAGCACCTGCCATGCAAGTGGCGGACGAGAGCGAGGTCTTCAGTATGTTGGACGGAGAGGCGCTGGAACGTGTGGTTCGTAAGCATCGGCCGGAGATTATCGTGCCGGAGATTGAGGCCATCCGTACGGAGTGTTTATATGATTTTGAGAAAGAGGGTATCCAAGTAGTGCCAAGTGCGCGTGCGGTGAACTTCGCCATGAACCGCAAGGCCATACGCGATTTGGCCGCTAAGGAGCTGGGGCTGAAGACTGCCAATTATTTCTATGCCACGTCTTTGGAGGAACTGAAAATAGCAGCCGGAAAGACAGGATTCCCTTGTGTGGTAAAACCGTTGATGTCTTCTTCCGGCAAAGGGCAGTCTCTCGTGAAGAGTGCCGACGAGCTGGATCACGCTTGGGAATATGGCTGTAACGGCAGCCGTGGAGACATCAAGGAACTTATAATCGAAGAGTTTATCAAGTTTGATAGTGAAATAACGCTACTCACCGTTACGCAGAAAAACGGGCCGACATTGTTCTGTCCTCCCATCGGTCATGTACAAAAAGGAGGCGATTATCGCGAAAGTTTTCAGCCCGCCCATATCCATCCGGCTCATCTGAAGGAAGCGCAAGAGATGGCGGAGAAAGTGACCCGTGCCTTGACCGGCGCCGGTTTGTGGGGAGTGGAATTCTTCTTAAGTCACGAAAATGGTGTTTACTTCTCCGAGCTTTCTCCTCGCCCGCACGATACAGGCATGGTGACATTGGCAGGTACACAAAACCTGAATGAGTTTGAACTCCATTTGCGTGCCGTGCTTGGTCTGCCCATTCCGAGCATCAAGCAGGAGCGTATAGGGGCGAGTGCCGTCATTCTCTCGTCCATCTCCGGCCAAGAACAGCCCGGCTATCGTGGTCTGGAAGAGGTGACCAGAGAAGAGGATACCTATCTGCGCATTTTCGGCAAACCAACTACCCGCGTGAATCGTCGTATGGGTGTGGTGTTGTGCTATGCGCCGCTTGACGGTGATCTTGATGCATTGCGCGACAAGACGAAACGCATCGCCGCCAAAGTGGAGGTGTGCTGA
- a CDS encoding DUF4301 family protein produces the protein MMTPQDKELLKSKGISEKQIAEQLTCFEKGFPYLNLFAAASIDRGVLALDTDRQKEYLDAWEAYTQADKEVVKFVPASGAASRMFKNLFEFLGADYTTPQTDFEKLFFEKIENFAFYGDLNEACRKTVGKDIASLVATGDYKAVVAALLEAVGLNYGALPKGLLKFHKYEEGSRTPLEEHLVEGALYAVNKNAKVNVHFTVSPEHRALFGALVNEKAVAYAKKYGVEYNVTFSEQKASTDTIAVDMENKPFRDAGKLLFRPGGHGALIENLNDLDADVIFIKNIDNVVPDRLKGDTVLHKKLIAGVLVTLQQRAFAYLQLLNSGKYTHEQLLEILQFLQKQLYCKNPETKNLEDAELAIYLKKKLNRPMRVCGMVKNVGEPGGGPFLAYNSDGTVSLQILESSQIDMSDPEKKEMFEKGTHFNPVDLVCAVRDYKGDKFDLTKYVDKATGFISYKSKNGKDLKALELPGLWNGAMSDWNTVFVEVPLSTFNPVKTVNDLLREQHQ, from the coding sequence ATGATGACACCGCAAGACAAAGAGTTGCTTAAGAGCAAAGGTATTTCTGAGAAACAGATTGCCGAACAGTTGACGTGTTTTGAAAAAGGTTTTCCATACCTGAATCTGTTTGCCGCCGCTTCTATTGACAGAGGAGTGCTGGCTTTGGATACAGACCGGCAGAAGGAGTATCTGGATGCATGGGAAGCATATACACAGGCAGATAAAGAAGTGGTGAAGTTTGTACCCGCTTCGGGAGCGGCCAGCCGTATGTTCAAGAATTTGTTCGAATTTCTTGGGGCGGATTATACGACTCCTCAAACGGATTTCGAGAAGCTGTTCTTTGAGAAAATAGAAAATTTCGCCTTTTATGGTGACCTGAACGAGGCATGCCGGAAGACGGTGGGTAAAGACATCGCATCCTTGGTTGCCACCGGAGATTATAAAGCGGTGGTAGCTGCTTTGCTCGAGGCGGTAGGGCTGAATTACGGAGCTTTGCCTAAAGGTTTGCTGAAGTTCCATAAATACGAGGAGGGTAGCCGTACGCCTTTGGAGGAGCATCTGGTGGAGGGTGCATTGTATGCCGTCAACAAGAATGCGAAAGTAAACGTGCATTTCACGGTCTCTCCCGAGCATCGTGCCTTGTTCGGCGCATTGGTGAATGAAAAAGCGGTGGCTTACGCCAAAAAGTATGGTGTGGAGTACAACGTCACCTTCTCGGAGCAGAAAGCGAGTACCGATACCATTGCCGTCGACATGGAGAACAAACCTTTCAGGGATGCCGGCAAATTGCTGTTCCGTCCGGGTGGACACGGTGCCTTGATTGAGAATCTGAACGACCTTGATGCGGATGTTATCTTTATAAAGAATATTGACAACGTGGTGCCGGACAGGCTGAAAGGCGATACGGTGTTACATAAGAAATTGATTGCAGGCGTGCTCGTAACGCTTCAACAGCGGGCCTTTGCTTATCTGCAATTGCTGAATAGCGGTAAATATACGCATGAGCAATTGCTTGAGATCTTGCAATTCCTGCAGAAACAACTTTATTGCAAGAATCCGGAAACAAAGAATCTGGAAGATGCCGAACTGGCGATTTATCTGAAGAAGAAATTGAATCGTCCGATGCGCGTCTGCGGCATGGTGAAGAACGTGGGGGAACCCGGCGGAGGTCCGTTCTTGGCTTACAACAGTGACGGCACTGTTTCTTTGCAGATTCTGGAAAGTTCGCAGATTGACATGAGTGATCCGGAAAAGAAAGAGATGTTTGAAAAAGGCACCCATTTCAATCCGGTGGATTTGGTGTGCGCCGTGCGCGACTATAAAGGAGATAAATTCGACCTTACGAAGTACGTGGACAAGGCTACAGGATTCATTTCTTATAAGTCGAAGAATGGTAAAGACCTGAAAGCATTGGAGTTACCCGGTTTGTGGAACGGAGCCATGAGCGACTGGAACACTGTTTTCGTGGAAGTGCCCTTATCCACATTCAATCCGGTAAAGACGGTGAATGATTTGTTGAGAGAACAACATCAATAA